In Actinobacillus indolicus, a single genomic region encodes these proteins:
- the rdgC gene encoding recombination-associated protein RdgC, which translates to MFWFKNVMIYRLTSELRFTSSELDTQLQQTKFTPCQQSDMQKFGWSSPLAGSELLHFAQGQQFLLVSHKEEKLLPAHVVKKETENRIEALEQKEQRKLKKTEKQAIKDDVVAMLLPRAFSKHQFTAIWLDLDKQLVYVDSGSAKRAEDTLALLRKSLGSLPVVPISFTLQPSEVMTNWVAKGHTPSWLTLLEEAELKSFDTDSVIRCKRQDLESDEISQHLQAGKFVTKLALDWENHFSFVLNEDATLARVKFADEVREKNDNILKEDKAQRFDADFLLMTEELRLFTEKLKEEFGGILERI; encoded by the coding sequence ATGTTTTGGTTTAAAAATGTCATGATTTACCGTTTAACTAGTGAATTACGCTTCACTAGCAGTGAATTAGACACACAATTACAACAAACAAAATTCACCCCTTGCCAACAAAGCGATATGCAAAAATTTGGCTGGTCGTCACCGCTTGCAGGAAGCGAACTGTTGCACTTTGCACAGGGTCAGCAGTTCCTACTGGTTTCCCATAAAGAAGAAAAATTATTGCCAGCTCACGTTGTCAAAAAAGAAACGGAAAACCGCATTGAAGCCTTAGAACAAAAAGAGCAACGCAAGCTGAAGAAAACGGAAAAACAGGCGATCAAAGATGATGTAGTGGCAATGTTATTGCCCCGTGCGTTTAGTAAACATCAATTTACGGCGATTTGGTTAGACTTAGATAAACAGCTTGTTTATGTAGATAGTGGCTCGGCAAAACGTGCTGAAGATACCCTTGCTTTGTTACGCAAATCCCTTGGCTCTCTGCCTGTTGTGCCGATTTCCTTCACGCTACAACCGAGTGAAGTAATGACAAATTGGGTGGCAAAAGGGCATACACCAAGCTGGCTGACGCTTCTGGAAGAAGCGGAGTTGAAATCCTTTGACACCGACAGCGTAATCCGTTGTAAACGCCAAGATTTAGAAAGCGATGAAATCAGCCAACATTTACAAGCGGGTAAATTTGTCACAAAACTTGCGTTAGATTGGGAAAATCATTTTTCTTTTGTGTTAAACGAAGATGCCACCCTTGCCCGTGTCAAATTCGCGGATGAAGTGCGTGAAAAGAATGATAATATTTTGAAAGAAGATAAAGCCCAACGTTTCGATGCGGATTTTCTGTTAATGACGGAAGAATTACGTCTGTTTACAGAAAAATTGAAGGAAGAGTTTGGGGGGATTTTGGAAAGGATTTAA
- a CDS encoding multifunctional CCA addition/repair protein, with protein MQIYLVGGAVRDQLLGLAVKDRDWLIVGSTPEQLLAQGYQQVGNDFPVFLHPKTKEEYALARTERKNGNGYNGFICDFTPDVTLEKDLIRRDLTINAIAQDLDGNYHDFYGGIADLKHRILRHVSPAFAEDPLRVLRVARFAARFHSLGFRIAPETVKLMQEMTACGELDHLTAERIWLETQKAFETDAPQIYFQVLREVGALKVLFPEVEALFGVPQPEKHHPEIDSGVHTLMVLEQAKKLAVQANDPESVLFAALCHDLGKALTPKDILPHHYGHEQKGVAPTEQLANRLKVPAHTKAFAKLVTEFHTHSHKIIELRPETVVKLFNKLDVWRKPERFFDFLLVCEADSKGRLGFENREYPQADYAKQLYQVACEVDIQAVIHDGFEKAGIKTELDKRRKYAIKHFRKTVFNKNAV; from the coding sequence ATGCAAATCTACCTTGTCGGCGGAGCGGTGCGAGATCAACTGCTCGGCTTAGCTGTCAAAGATCGTGATTGGCTGATTGTCGGTTCAACGCCCGAACAGCTTTTAGCTCAAGGCTATCAACAAGTCGGCAACGATTTCCCCGTATTTTTACACCCTAAAACCAAAGAAGAATATGCCCTTGCCCGTACCGAACGCAAAAACGGCAACGGCTACAACGGTTTTATCTGCGACTTTACCCCTGATGTTACCCTTGAAAAAGATTTAATCCGCAGAGATCTTACGATTAATGCGATTGCTCAAGATCTTGACGGTAACTATCACGATTTTTACGGGGGTATTGCCGATCTTAAACATCGCATACTTCGCCACGTTTCCCCCGCCTTTGCTGAAGATCCGCTACGGGTGTTGCGTGTGGCTCGCTTTGCCGCACGCTTCCATTCTCTCGGATTTCGGATTGCCCCTGAAACGGTAAAATTAATGCAAGAAATGACCGCTTGCGGTGAACTGGATCATTTAACCGCTGAACGAATTTGGCTGGAAACCCAAAAAGCCTTTGAAACGGACGCACCGCAGATCTATTTTCAAGTTCTGCGTGAAGTCGGGGCATTGAAAGTGCTATTTCCAGAAGTGGAAGCACTCTTTGGCGTTCCACAACCTGAAAAACATCACCCTGAAATTGATAGTGGCGTTCATACTTTGATGGTTTTGGAGCAGGCGAAAAAATTAGCGGTTCAAGCAAATGATCCTGAAAGTGTTTTATTTGCCGCACTCTGCCACGATCTTGGTAAAGCCTTAACCCCAAAGGATATTCTTCCCCACCATTACGGACACGAACAGAAAGGCGTTGCCCCAACAGAACAGCTGGCAAATCGCTTGAAAGTACCTGCACACACTAAGGCATTTGCCAAGTTAGTCACGGAGTTTCACACCCATAGCCATAAAATCATAGAGCTACGCCCTGAAACCGTGGTGAAATTGTTTAATAAACTTGATGTATGGCGTAAACCTGAACGTTTTTTTGATTTTTTATTAGTTTGCGAAGCGGATAGCAAAGGGCGTTTGGGCTTTGAAAATCGGGAATATCCGCAAGCGGATTATGCAAAACAGCTCTATCAAGTCGCCTGTGAAGTGGATATTCAAGCGGTGATTCATGATGGATTTGAAAAGGCTGGGATTAAGACTGAATTGGATAAAAGACGTAAATATGCAATTAAGCATTTTAGGAAAACTGTGTTTAACAAAAATGCCGTATAA
- the iscX gene encoding Fe-S cluster assembly protein IscX, whose translation MKWTDVRMIAENLYDMNPDLDPTTVRFTDMHKWICEMEDFDDDPEASNEHILEAILTIWLEEYE comes from the coding sequence ATGAAATGGACAGATGTAAGAATGATCGCAGAAAATCTGTATGATATGAACCCAGATTTAGATCCAACTACCGTGCGTTTTACTGATATGCATAAATGGATCTGCGAAATGGAAGATTTTGATGATGATCCGGAAGCGTCAAATGAACATATTTTAGAAGCGATTTTAACGATTTGGTTAGAAGAGTATGAATAG
- the fdx gene encoding ISC system 2Fe-2S type ferredoxin yields MPKIVFLPHEEFCPEGMVVEAQTGENLLEVAHNAGVEIHHACDCSCACTTCHVVIREGFDSLNETSDQEEDMLDKAWGLEIDSRLSCQCIVGEEDLVVEIPKYNLNHANEAAH; encoded by the coding sequence ATGCCAAAAATTGTTTTTCTTCCACACGAAGAATTTTGCCCAGAGGGTATGGTTGTTGAAGCTCAAACAGGTGAAAACTTATTAGAAGTTGCTCACAATGCAGGGGTGGAAATTCATCACGCTTGTGACTGTTCTTGTGCTTGCACAACTTGTCACGTCGTTATTCGTGAAGGTTTTGACAGCTTAAACGAAACTTCAGACCAAGAAGAAGATATGTTAGACAAAGCGTGGGGCTTAGAAATTGATAGCCGCTTGTCTTGTCAATGTATCGTGGGTGAAGAAGATCTCGTTGTTGAAATTCCAAAATATAACTTAAACCACGCAAATGAGGCTGCACACTAA